Below is a window of Mycolicibacterium rhodesiae NBB3 DNA.
ACGGCATCGATTGACGGCGTCCTCGACGCATCTCGACGCGGTGGCGGTGGCCATCCTCGCAGTATCTCACTGCACCGGGGGGCGGCGGTTCGACGGCTAAGCTGCCCACCGTGACGACGCCGGAGGCCGACGCTACGACGTCCGCGGCCGAGATCCGCGCGCGTACCGGCGTGGACAAGCACGACGTCGCCATCATCCTGGGTTCAGGTTGGGCGCCGGCGGTCGACGAACTCGGCGACCCGGTCGCGGTGGTGCCGGTCGCCGAGTTGTCCGGTTTCATGCCCCCGACGGCTGAGGGTCACGGGGGCGAACTGCTTTCGCTGCGCCTGGGCGACCACCGGGTACTCGTGTTCGTCGGCAGGATCCACGCCTATGAAGGCCACGACCTCCGCCACGTCGTCCACCCCGTGCGCGCGGCATGCGCCGCTGGTGTTCACACCGTGGTGCTGACCAATGCCGCGGGCGGTCTACGCGCGGATTTCGCCGTGGGGCAGCCGGTACTCATCAGCGACCACCTGAATCTGACCGGCCGATCACCACTGGTAGGCGCGCATTTCGTCGATATGGTCGACGCCTATTCCCCCCGCCTGCGCGCGGTCGCTCGCGAAATCGACCCAGCGCTCGCCGAGGGCGTCTACGCGGGGCTGAACGGGCCGCAGTACGAGACGCCCGCCGAAATCCGGATGCTGCGAACACTTGGCGCCGACCTCGTGGGCATGTCGACCGTGCACGAGACGGTTGCGGCGCGTGCCGCAGGTGCAGAGGTGCTGGCGGTGTCGTTGGTGACCAACCTTGCGGCGGGGATGACGGGACAACCGCTGAGCCACGAGGAAGTGCTGGAGGCGGGTCGTCAATCCGCGACGCTGATGGGTTCCCTGCTCGCAGGCGTCATCTCCCGGC
It encodes the following:
- a CDS encoding purine-nucleoside phosphorylase; the protein is MTTPEADATTSAAEIRARTGVDKHDVAIILGSGWAPAVDELGDPVAVVPVAELSGFMPPTAEGHGGELLSLRLGDHRVLVFVGRIHAYEGHDLRHVVHPVRAACAAGVHTVVLTNAAGGLRADFAVGQPVLISDHLNLTGRSPLVGAHFVDMVDAYSPRLRAVAREIDPALAEGVYAGLNGPQYETPAEIRMLRTLGADLVGMSTVHETVAARAAGAEVLAVSLVTNLAAGMTGQPLSHEEVLEAGRQSATLMGSLLAGVISRL